One window of Candidatus Regiella endosymbiont of Tuberolachnus salignus genomic DNA carries:
- a CDS encoding YmfL family putative regulatory protein, translated as MDKRALINRLCERVTGGRAVAAAYLGISESKFNNHLYENKGSRFFSIDELVALQTLSGSSLVAEYFATRSDAIVVPTPSAEVDTVELHHMCLNTAVKRSAVDQLILEAIRKHGSINQQAQQKILEAHRKHIATRDGEIRATLQVYGQ; from the coding sequence ATGGATAAACGCGCATTAATTAACCGGCTGTGTGAACGGGTGACCGGAGGCAGGGCGGTCGCAGCGGCTTATTTAGGGATATCCGAATCGAAATTTAACAATCACTTGTATGAAAATAAAGGCAGTCGATTTTTTAGCATTGATGAACTGGTCGCACTGCAAACGCTGAGTGGCTCCAGTTTAGTGGCGGAGTATTTCGCCACCCGTTCGGATGCCATCGTGGTACCGACCCCCTCGGCGGAGGTAGATACGGTGGAATTGCATCATATGTGCCTGAACACCGCCGTGAAACGCAGTGCGGTCGATCAGTTAATTCTGGAAGCAATCAGAAAACACGGTTCAATTAATCAACAAGCCCAACAGAAAATTCTAGAGGCTCACCGTAAACACATCGCGACACGCGACGGCGAAATCCGTGCCACGCTGCAAGTTTACGGTCAATAA